TTCCCCGGAGATAACTCCTGCCTACTACACCAACCAACCATGAAAAGCAGAGAGGAAGAAACAGTAAAGTAGCCAGGGGAGACTCGAAACTCTGGTCGCACAATGAAGACCACGACACCACCAGCCCTATCTGAAGCTTTTGTGGGAGAGAGTATCGTGTTTTGCCTTTTTATTTAGCTAGCACAAGTAACCTTTCTCTAGATCTGTGCAAAATTGTTGGCTAGATTCTGCCTGTCGCATCAGTGGATCGATCATGACAGCGCGTGTTTCCTGGGAATGCGACCACGACGGCACTGGCCAGCCACCACCACGAGATGTAAAGCCaagcattattattattatggtGTTGCTCCATTGGGCGTCGACTAGTTTAGTTTAGAGACCACGGCGGCACCAGCTCGAGATCTGAAGCCAagtaactactccctccgatccatattacttgtcgttgaaatggatgtatctagacgtattttagtgctagatacattcgtttgagcgacaagtaatatggatcgaagGAAGTATTGTTTTTGTAGGGTTTGCCCATGGGGATGCTTCGCACAAGCAGACAGTTGTGTTGGATGAAGTCCCGGTGTATGGTCCATCAACATGCATGCCTGGCACATGATAATTAACTAATGAGTACTGGAGTAGATAACTTTCTTGTGTTTAGTGTTGCTCCATGGGATCCTATGCTCGATCTGCTGGCAGTTGATAAGTTTAGCTTTACTGGGTGGGAGTAGGGAGTGAAATTGCTAGCAAAGTAAGCAATCTGGCGTGGCCATCAAGACAggtactccctctatcccataatataagagcgttttggaCACTAGACTCTAGTATTGTTACTCCCTCCtttcatctatatagggcctaatgcgtttttcgaggctaactttgaccaaatgttagagcaataatgtatgacatgcaacttacacaaagtataccgtcaaattcgtatgtgaaaggagctttcaattatataattttcacattatgcatgtcatgtactagAGTCTAGTGCACATTGATGTTGTAATGTTTGTCcatctgcaaagtttgaagttcatatgttttCTCATtttagagaaacaaaaaagagaaatcttcTTGTTGTAAGTTAGTTGGAGAGTATGGAAAGCAAATCTGGAGGGTTGAGGATAAGAGGTTCCATGTAGCCTGAGCTACAAAGGAACTTTGcgcatgtactattaatcttatcaatagtcaaaggcggtcttgaaaaaagcattaggccctatatagatggaaggagggagtagtattaTAGTGTTGTGATTAGTAACAGGCTCACTGCTTGGGAGCAACGACTTGACTCACAAAGCCACCATGACAGTCATCTCTCTGTAGATATCTTCCTCCCCCCTGCAGTTAACGCGCCATACCATATCTCCATCCTCTTCCTTAGCGGAGCAAAAGAAAACTACACAACTCTCAGCAGACGACTTCCCTTACCGGCGACTGCCTCCACGACGTACGCCGGCCGGCAGGCAGGCGGCTCCCCTTCCCGCGTCTACGTGAGTACTATTTGTTCGTTCCTCTTGTGATGCTGCGGGTACTCCCTAGCAGCAAATTGCAATCACAATCAATTTTCTCTGTAGTGAGTACTTATTTACCGCTACATAATTGGTGTGCATTAATAACCAAACAAATTTCTCTTAATTTCTGTAGGTCCTCACACTCACATCACATCACAGATCCTTATTCCTTAACAATACGTTGGTGTGTCTGAGCAGAGGATGCTTGTGGCCCTCAGCGCGGCGCAATGGGTGGTGGGCAAGGCGCTGGCCCCCATTGCCGATGGCTTGCTGGAGGCTTGGGGTGCTACCGAGAACTTGGGTCCCAACATCGAGGCCCTTAGGATGGAACTGCTGCTCGTGAAGGCCACGCTTGAACTCACCGGCGGCAAGCAGATCCAAGGCCAGGCTATGGAGGAGTTGTTGGGGAAGCTGCAGCACTCGGCGCACTGTGCCGAGGACTTGTTGGACGAGCTGGACTACTTCCGCATCCACGACGATCTCCATGGCATGTATGACGCTGCAGATCATGCCAAGGGTTGCGTCCATGATTTTTGCCTCAATGCTCGCCACACTGCCAAAACTGTTGGCAAACTGGTTGGTTTATCCACGAGGTCATCTGCTTCCAGCCCTGCATGTGATCCTGGAGAAGTACAAGCGGCAAGACAACGGGTCAGCTGTTGCGTTTGGCCTCATGGTAGGCAGAGGTCATGCAGCAATTCCTCCTTGGCGCCAAATGCCAATCAGGAGGTCAGTGGATGCATGCCCAAGCTCGGTAAActcctcctttgctcatcttccCCACATGTATGTGATGATCATTCTGGCCAGCCAACTCTTCGTGGTGCATCACAAAAGGAAACACCAGTACTGGGGTTTAATAGGGTTGATGTCTCTGAAAGAATGAAGTGCATTGTTGAGCAACTGCAGCCTGTGCGTACAGAGGTTACCAAGATTCTGCAGAGTTGTGACCGTATGACTGTCCCTGATATTTCAGTGAGCCGTCCCATTACCACTGGCCAAAGTACGGAGCAGAAATTGTATGGGAGGGACCATATCATGCATACCATCATACATTATATGACCAAGGGTAAATACTGCAGCAAGGATCTAACCGTGCTTCCGATTGTCGGTCCAGGGGGGATAGGGAAGACAACACTGGTACAATACATATATAGAAACCAACAAGTTCAAAATCATTTTCAAGTCCTTATTTGGGTATGTGTGTCACTCAGTCTCAATTTGAGTAAGCTGCTAGATGAGATTAACACATATATCCCTCGGGATGAAGGGGAAAAAGTTGGCAAAGTCGAAGAGCTGATTGAACAGAGATTAAAATCCAAAAGGTTTTTGCTTGTACTGGATGATGTATGGGAGTTCAATAATGGGGATGACTGGAAAAGGTTATTGCTGCCATTCAAAGCATCGCAAGAAAAAGGTAGCATGATTCTACTCACGACGCGGTTTCCAGCAATAGCAAATATGGGTAAAACAGCTGATTATATAGAACTGGAAGGATTAAAATCCAAAGAATTTAGGAAGTTGTTTCTTTCGTTTGTGTTTGTTGATGAGCCCTTTACAAGTGATCATAGTTTTTTGCTTGAGACCGGAGATAAGATAATGGAAAAACTAAAGGGCTCTCCTCTTGCTGAAAAAACTGTTGGTGCATTATTGAGAAAAAACCTTAATTTGCGTCACTGGAGAAGAGTCTTAGAAAGTAAAGAATGGGAGAGACAAACCGGTGTCAATGACATTATGTCTGCCTTGAAGCTTAGCTATTACTATCTTCCTTTCCATCAGCGACAATGTTTCTCCTATTCTGCATTGTTTCCTGAAGATTACAAGTATAGTAGTACTGAGCTAATCAACTTGTGGATAGGACTAGATATTTTACAACCTTGTGGTCAAAATCAAACATTGGAAGATATAGGTCTGAGCAATTTAAATGATCTGGTCACATATGGATTTTTCAAAGAAGAGAAAACTAATGGTCGTCTGCGTTATGTAATGCATGACCTGCTACATGATTTAGCATTGCACATGGGATCTCATGAATACATTAGTTTACATCGGTCTAATGTGGGATCAGTGCAGATTAAGCCATCCATACGTCACTTGTCTATAATCATAGATGATGATGATACACTATCTCAAGAGAACTTTAAGGGACAATTGAGAAAACTGAAGACGATATTGAAGGTTAAGCAATTGCATAGTTTGATGTTATTTGGAGAAATGGATGAGAGCTTTGCCAGCATTTTGAGTGATTTGTTTATGGAAGCAAATGGTCTTCGTGTTCTCCGTCTGGTTAACATGCCAACTTCTGTGGAGTTCATGTTACACAACTTTTCAGCACTTGTCCACCTACGATACTTATGTCTGGGTACAAAAAAGTATGGGAAGGAGATGCAATTACCACTTGCCATTTCCAGATTTTATCATTTAAGGGTTCTGGATCTGGGATCATGGTATGGCTGTCATGATTTGCCCAGAGACTTGAGCAAGCTTGCAAAGTTGTGTCGTTTTTATACCCCGAGTGATGAGCTTCATTCTAATATTTATAATGTGGGGAAACTCAGACTCTTAGAAGAGTTGAAAGTATTTAGAGTCAATAAAGAAAGGGAAGGATTTGAAACAAAGCAACTAGAGCATTTAACCGAACTGAGGGAGCTTGGCATCTATAACCTTGAGAATATACACACGAAAGAAGAAGCAACCAAAGCAAAGCTGATAGAGAAAAACTACTTGGAGAGGTTAACATTAGATTGGGACAGTAAGCGGTCTAATAGCAAGCCTTGTGTGGAAGCAGTTGTCATTGAAAGCCTTCAACCACATAGATATGTTCAAGAGTTGTGCATTAGAGGGCACGGAGGCTCTTCTTGTCCAACATGGCTAGGTGATAAGCTGTTGTTGAAGCTCTTCAATCTCTTCAGCTCGTTGGTGTTTCCTGGCACTGTCTGCCTTCTTTAGGGAAGATGTGGGGCCTTGATAAAGTAATATTGAAGCATATTGCCACGGTGAAAGAGTTCGTTATAGAGCAGAGCTTTATCAGGCTAATAAGGATTGAACTTGTTGGCTTGGGAAGTTTTGAAAAATGGATACCATCACAGGCCACTCATCATATGTTTCCTCTTTTGTAAGCAATGATTATTAGGGACTGCCCTAAACTCTTGGAGTTGCCATTTTCAAACCGCATTGTTAACCCTGCATATCAAGATTGGAAGATTGATTGGTTTCCCAAACTACAAGAGCTTGAGATAATATCCTGTCCAGAATTCTTGTTAGTGCCTTCTATCCCCTAGACTGAAACACTGTGTTCTGTCAATATACGAGGTATAAAGCTACTAGAGGTGTTCAAGTACTCAAGATCATCCTACTATGGAGTAGGATTGAAAATTGTTGGAAAGGATGAACTGCAGAGCTTAGATCAAGTGTTAGCATGCAATAAACTATCAGGTCTCGAGCAGCTAGTACTCGAGAAGTGCCCACCTCTGGAGTTAAAGCACCTTCTAATGCTAACCTCACTGAAGAAATTGGATGTAAGGAGTTCAGATTGCCTGGTTGGACCATTAGGAGGTGAGGGTGATGCGGAATGGCAGCACCCTATGATCCAGGAATTACTTGTGGTCCAGGAATCACTTGGTGGTCCTAGTGGGAAGGAACTAACGGAGCTTCTCGCTCACCTCCCAAGGCTCTCCAAGCTACTTATTGCCAGTTGTGAAAATATAACACAGCTTTCAGTGAGGGTGGATGTGCAGCAAACAACTTTAGCAGCCGCGTCGGAGGTGGagcaggagaaggaagaagatgggttgCTGCTCTTCCCGGCCCATCTCTGTGACTCACTCAGGGAATTGGTCATCAACAGATGCCCAGAGCTGGTCATGGTGGAAGTGGAACCCCCTTCAACTTGTCTTCCCACTGCAGGAGGAGGGTTCCAAGCCCTACAGTCCCTCTAGAGTTTACGGATTTTTCACAGCCCCAAGATACTATCCGCCAAGAGCTCGCTTTCCTGCTGCATTTTCCCATCCTCCCTGCAAGTCCTCGAGCTTTACGGCGTGGAAGGCATGGGGACGCTGGAGCCTCTCGCAAACCTCACCTCTCTCACCCGATTAAAATTGTGCAATTGTGGAGAGGATCTAAGATGCAAGGGCCTGGGGCCTCTCCTGGGACATCTCAGAGAATTTATCGTCTTTGGCAGCCCTAGAGCATTTGCTGGTTGGGATCCCAATCCCAGACAGGTGCTGCAGTACGAAGGAGAAGACCAGGAGCTGCAGCTAGTTTCCCCTTCGAGTTCATCCCAAGTACATATCCTTTGTACGGATGAGGCCATGGGCCTCCTCGCCGCACCCATCTGCAGCTTGCTGTCTTCCTCCCTCACCTGCCTGCACTTTCACCTCCTCGCCTCCGTCCCTGATAAGATTGAGCGCTTCACCAAGGAGCAAGAGGATGCCCTTCACCTCCTCGTGTCCCTTCAGGAACTCGAGTTTTGGTATTTCGACAAGCTTCAGAGCCTCCCTGCAGGGCTGCAAAAGCTTATCAATCTCCAGCGGCTACAGGTCCGCTCATGTCCGGCCGTCCTGTCGCTGCCAAATGATGGCCTCCCAAAATCACTGCAAGAATTAGATGTCCAGGAATGCGGCAACGAGGAGCTATTACAACAGTGCAGAGGGTTAGTGGGAACCATCCCAAAAATCCTACTGCAACATGGAGACTGACAGAAGGTAACGACAACTGCTTCCTTGTTTGTGTCCCCTGTCACTCACTTCCCAGCTTCCACTATTACACTTGTTTTTTTCATGCATAATAATCTGACAAGTGTTTGTTTCCATCTACTATGCAGGCTTCTGTCTTGGACATCCCTTGTGCATTCTTCTAGCCTTGTAGAGCGACTTGTGGTTTCTGTAAAAAATTAGCCTGGGAATTAGTGTTTTTGGGCACAAAACTAGAGACTTGTCATTTCTGCAACTCTAGCCTTCAATgtcgatgttttttgcaattcactcacaTTTGGCACATGGATGAGGGTCTTGTAGCCATCTTCCTTCATGTACATAAATCTGGTAAGTAAATCTGAACTAGAACCTTAGTCCTTCTCTACAGTATCAATTATATCAACTTCCATGTATGTTTTCATTAAAAAACTTCCATTTATATTCCTCCGACATCAAATTTCCAACTTCTTCTgaacggtagtggaagtagttctAAATCATCACTTAGGTTTTTTTGTTTCTCCATTCCCCTTGTCTTCTCACAAGTCAAGAAAATAAACATAATTGTCCACTTATGCTTCCtgagtttctattttttttcttcctaaatgaaaatcatgaaacctgtGACGTAATCGCCATTTATTTTGGTTCTCTGTGCAGGTGTTTGTTCGTGTTTGTCAAGACAATATTTTTTGCATCCACATATGTTGCCTTAAAATTTGGGTTCTTGTCATTCATGCATCGTGCTTGGTAGTCTACTTGCCTGGTTCAGGTCTTAGGATCAACATATCACTATGGCATAAGTACGAAGTAAATGAGACTTGCTACATTGCTATCAGTACTAGGTGTTCTTGCATTCATCATTTTTGTTGGCTTTTTGTGCAGGAGTTCTTGTGTTTGTTCTGGTTGTCTTCTGGCCACTTGTGTTTACATTTTATCCAGAACTCATGAAGACTTGGTGGTGTGCCTAAAAAGTTCAGGTTTGAGGATTGAAAAAGGTCGGCATGGAATAATTATGGAAAACAATGAGTTTTCACTTTTCAGTGTTTTGCTACTGATAAGGTTTGCAGTTTTCCAACTCAGTCCACATTCTACACTGCATTCATCATCAGTGTTGTTGTTCACTGAAATTTCAGTGCATTCTGCAGTCTACATTTCTACCTCGCATTCTACAGTACACTCTTGGAGTCGACTCAGATAACAGCTATGTTGAATAGGTATGCCCAACATGTACTTCAGTTGCATTTAAATCAACAACAGAGTAGTAGCAGCCTGAAGGTGTAGTTCCTACTCGTGTTTTAATGAAGTGCAATTTAAATTGCAATACCCACAAGTGCTACTCTACAGACTCAGACCACTGTTTTTCCAGTTTTCAGTGTTCACTGTTTTTAGCCCTTCCTATTTTGAACAGACATATATAGTTTGGGAAGCTCATGTCAGTTACAATGTTACTTTTGCGTCAGAACAGCCTCTTTAAAGGCATTTCTGAATGATGAACCTGACAAAATTAGGTGGTTGTTGACCAATTCTGGCATTTTCTCAGCAAAGTCCCTTTATCAGTACATTATAGCTAGGAGAGTTGATTTCCATTTCAAATTACTTTGGAAAATGAAAATGCCTTTAAAGAGTAAAGCTTTCATCTGGTTAGTGATCAAAGGAAGGATCCTTACGGAAGACAATTTAAGTAAAAGAGGCTGGTCTGGCGTACTTGTTCGATGGCTCGTTTCCTTTGGAATGTCGTGGGGAGTGCTTTGGGTAATCCAAAGACGCCAATGTCCTTATTCAGCTTACACCGGCAAAGATCGCACTGTTGTTTCTGTTGGTGTTGCTGCTTTACTTTGGTCTATGTGGAAAACAAGAAATAAAGCTTGCCTTCTCTTCTTTGCAGATAAAAACTTTGAAAGCAGCAACACCAACATAGACCTGCTGGATTCACTTTGGGGAGAGAAAAGAAGTGACAACGGCTCTCTGCTGGTGTATATGTAGAATACTGGCGAGATGGTCAGCGTTTTTATCTGCAAAGAAGAGAAGGCTTGGTTGAAGACTTGAAGTATTGAGCATCAGTTGTAGTTTCCTGGAAACGTGTGGCTCCATCTGTTGACAAGATTTTCTTCTGACAAACTTCTctgttactccctccgtttgttTTTATAAGGCGGTTTAGACAGCTGGTTTTGAACTGTTTAGAGCACCGTCTGAACAGGCTTAAACGTCTTACataagtgaacagagggagtaccattttagATGCCCTAAATGATCTCCATTTACAATTGAATGTGCACAGTAGCTAGCACTCTTTTTGTTTGAACAGGTCCCTAAAACACCAGCACCAGCGCATACAAGGATTAAACATGATTCCGGAACGGATATAGAGTAGCtatctaatactccctccatcccaaattacttgtctaagacaagtaatttgggaccgAGGTAATATTCAGGATcagctcatcatcatcatcatcatcaggggcctAATTTTCCTTATCCAGCTCGCTAGCAGTAACTAGGAAACCTCCCAATCGAGGAGACGTTGAAAATAGTCACCAACGTCCGATTCTTCACAAATGCTCTCTCTCACACTAAAGTATGTATTAGGTACTTGATTTCGATTTGGtgcttgattttgattttgatttggTACTGCTACGGTGCTACCCCAAACTCTGACAGCAAGTATCAAATATTCTTTTGAGAGCGCCAGCATTTTTTTTCTTGATTTTGATGAAGGtataaacatgcaaaacactccCTTCTAGTCCCTGTTATACAAGGGCGTGGTGGGGGAGTAATCCATAACCATCCTGGTGAAATTACGACAACATGAGCATTCTTCTTATCGAGAATTTTTGAGGTTGGATATAGTTGGCTAGGAGACATTATGCGGAATTAAGCTTTCCAGGTTCAGCCAAGGCTTCAGCTCGTCATATTTGGTTTGGTACTGCTACCACACATGATTTCAAAAGCCGTAACGATATTTTCAAGAAACACTCATACCTCGAAATTCTTGCACCCACAGTTCGCTACAACTCAACTCAAAGTAATGCTCAAACACCTGTCACAACCATAAGCATACAGGCAGGGCTCCCTGCAGTTGTTTCTGCAGGTTCTTCTTCAGGCAAAACTTTATCTCCACAGGTAACCTCCATGGTCCATGCTGCAACGACGCCCGTCCTTTTTTCCAAGGCGTAGAAGCTTGTCACCAACATATGCAGCGGAACACATAACACTTGTCCTTACCAAAAGAACGACCAAGATAATATAACCAGTGTTGCGTCGGCATCGAATAAGCTAGCATTTGGATCTGCTCCAAGGAAGCGCGTGCACAACATTTCATGCATCATCTGAATCCGTTCCATGTGACTAACCACAAGCAGCAGGATGAGGTGAGGTCCGCACGGCCGTCTAGCTTCGCTTCCTGCTCACATCAAGGTTTAACATGTCAAAGATGTTTAGCTTTTCCAGATGTTGTAGTATAGCTGCTAACTTGATTGCTGAGTGACAGGTGCATCAGCTCAGCTTAATTCCTTTCCAAATAATTTAACATATCGCACCAAGGGAGAGTTCACGACTCTTAATGACATTGGTGCCACATCAAATGAAACAAGCGACAAGACAAGAAATGTTAAGCATAAGCAGGATGCAGGGGGGCGTACAAGTTTGGCTGGATGATGCCGCAGAAAAAACTGTACAAAGTTAAGCGATGAGGACGGTGTCATCTCCTTAATGGCTAGCATGTGTGTGCTTCCTCTGCTGCTCGTGTGTGCGTGCAAGCTTCATGTCGCGCTTTAGTTACCCCCTGAGCCGGAAGCTGCCTGCTGCTCCTTCTCTGCATCTACAGATGAAGGAAGCTGGAATCAGCAGGACGGAATAAATAGAACAAACTATGTGAACAGACCAAACTCACACATAAATTAAGATGTagcttttttttttttggaaaaggggacgtgccccagcctctgcatcagaaagatgcatacggctcatattattaaaaGGATAAACCAGTAGCATAGTACCGAAAGGTCAATGTAGAAACTAAAACAAAATCTGTAAATAAGAAAAGcccaaagccacaaccggctggcaaaacaaTAGGATCAAGAcatgtctatcctattacatgaccgccatccaaaccggttgaaaatatcccgagctaccatctcccatcgggtagacgcagtaaccaaacgctccctggcctccgtcggagtgagtagcgaccacatacggatgaacgccgtggccctgaagataacctgcaaaaagtgaatgtttGTTGATCGGTTAAAGACTAAGTCATTTCTACAATTCCATATTGCCCACAGAAGTGCACAAACGCCAACCCGAATGTGTCTTGCAATGTCAGAATCCACCCCATCTAGCCATGTTCCAAGTAACATACTAATAGAGGTGGGCTGactaatattaaaagcaatatgaaccgaccgccacagaatcttagccaacgggcaatcgagaaagaggtgtttgttTTCAGAATGATCACAGAAGCTACATCGAGACGGACCTACCCAATTACGTTTTGCAAGGTTATCCTTAGTCagaatgacttgtttatgcacaaaccacataaacactttaatacGTAAGGGTACTTTAGCTTGCCAAACATGTAAGGAGGTAGGGATGACAGAAGAGTTAATGACATCCTGATACATTGATTTGACAAAGAACACACCGTTCCTAGTAAGTTTCCAATGCAACTGATCAGGGTTAGAAGACAACCGGACATCCATCAAACGACGGACCAGATGGAGCCAGGCCTCCCAATGATTTCCAACAAGCGTCCGCCTAAAGTTGATATTGAGGGGAACGGATTGTAAAACAGTAGCAACATATTCACCTCTACGTTGGGCTATGTTATACAAAGCAGGATATTGAAGTGCTAGTGGggtctccccaagccacgtatcctcccaaaacctcGTCGAGGTACCATTCCCAACAATAAATTTAGTCCTGTTGaaaaagatttgtttaactctcaTCAAACCCTTCCAAAAGGGCGAGTCGGAAGGTCTCACAGTCACCTGAGCCAAGGTTTTAGCAAAGAGATATTTATTGCGTAAAATCTGTGCCCAAGTGGCGTCCGTCTCAGATGACAACTTAAAaagccacttgctaaggagacatatATTTTTGATTTCCAAATTTTCAATACCTAGGCTACCTTGGTCCTTAGGTCTGCAGATAATATCCCACTTCGCAAGTCTATACTTCCGTTTAAGCTCATCAATTTGCCAAAAGAATCGAGATCGATAGAAATCTAACCTTTTCCTAACTCCAACCGGAACCAAGAAAAAGGATAAcagaaacataggcatactagtaaggaccgaattaatcagaattaatcgacctccatatgacatgagctttcctttccaacagctcagtttcttttcaaaacgATCCTCAATACATTTCCACTCAATATTAGttagcttacgatgatgaatgggtatccCTAAATACGTAAATGGTAAAGACcccaattcacatccgaacaattgttgATACGAGTCCCGGTCGTCATTTGCTcttccaaagcaaaacaattcgctcttgtggaagttgattttaagcccagacaattgttcaaataagcaaagCAGCAGCTTCATGTTCCTTGCTTTCGCTAAATCATGTTCCATAaatatgatagtatcatcagcatattgaagaATGGATATCCCGCCGTCTACTAGATGTGGAACCAGGCCACCTACCTGTCCTACATCCTTTGCCCGACCTATTAAAATAGTCAGCATATCAGCCACTATGTTAAACAGGATCGGTGACATAGGGTCTCCTTGCCGTAGCCCCTTGTGTGTTTGGAAATAATGGCCCACGTCATCATTCACCTTAATCccgacactccctttttgcgttGAAGAGTCAATTTGATTTCTCCAGGCCgaatcaaaacctttcatacgcaaagcttgttgaaggaaaggccatttgactttatcatatgctttttcaaaatccactttaaaaactaCGCCATTAAGTTTTTtggagtggatttcatggagcgtttcatgcaagacaATAACCCCTTCCAGGATGTTTCTATCCGGCATGAAAGCTGTCTGGGACGGCTGAACTACTGTGTGTGCTATTTGTGTAAGCCTGTTTGTCCCCACcttagtgaagattttgaaactcacatttaGCAGACAAATGGGTCGAAACTGCTCAATCCGAacagcctctgtcttcttaggCAGAAGAGTTATCGTCCCAAAATTGAGCTTGAACAATTGAAGCTGCCCCTCAAAAAACTCGTGGAACATGGGCATCAAGTCTCCCTTGATAAAATGCCAACACTTCTTgtaaaactccgccggaaacccGTCCGGCCCTGGAGCCTTGTTATTCTCCATTTGAGTAatagcctcaaacacctctttctccgagaaAGGAGCAGTCAAGAGCTCATTCTCGGCAGTCTCAAGTTGAGGTACATCCTCAACCCTAGATTCATCCAACGACACGAAAGTCTCTACCGGGGGACCAAACAACTGTTTATAATAATTGGTAATATAATCTTTGAGATTATCCTGACCAACTATCGTCCCTTCATCTTGTTCTAATTGGAAAATTCTTTTTTTACGATGCTTCCCATTcgcaatcatgtgaaagaattgagtgttatccTCGCCTTCTACGATTTTGCGAACCTTGGCTCtcaatgcccacttcaattcctcctcacgGAGAAGCTTTTTAAGCTGCATCTCTGCATCTATCTTTGTTTCCAACTCATTGGAATCCAAGATAGAGGTTTCTGCTTTAGCTTCGAAGTTTTGAATGATTAGAAGAAGTCTGTCCTTCTCCACCTTATAAATCCCATGCGTGTGCTTAGCCCAGCCACGAAGGAATCGACGGAGATGACGAATCTTGGATTGCCATCTGTCGATAGGCGTCCTACCTCCCGAGTCCATAGCCCACTCTCTAGCTAGCAACTCGAggaacccttctctttcaaaccaggcAAGTTCAAACGAGAAAATGTTCTTGTTTCCCACAAAATTTTGAACTCCTGAGTCGACTAGTAGCGGTGTATGATCCGAGACACCTCGAGTCAAAGCCTGCACCGTTACCAGGGGGAACTTCTGTTCCCAGTCGACACTAGCTAGCACACGGTCAAGTTTCTCAAAAGTCGGGACCGGTAACgaattagcccaagtgaatttcctacccgaGAGCTCGATCTCTCTAAGATCCAAACTTTCAATGATAGTGTTGAACATAAAGGGCCATCGACCGTCAAAATTGGCATTATTCTTTTCCTCTTTTCTTCGGATAATGTTGAAATCCCCTCCCACTAAGAGGGGTAACTGTTCATTACCACAGATGCGCACCAAATCTGCCAAGAAATCTGGTTTGAGTTCTGGTTGTGCAGCACCGTAAACTGCCACCAAAGCCCAATCAAACCCATCTGCCTTAGATCTAACCCGAAACTTGACAGCGAACT
This portion of the Triticum aestivum cultivar Chinese Spring unplaced genomic scaffold, IWGSC CS RefSeq v2.1 scaffold13409, whole genome shotgun sequence genome encodes:
- the LOC123172556 gene encoding putative disease resistance protein RGA3 is translated as MLVALSAAQWVVGKALAPIADGLLEAWGATENLGPNIEALRMELLLVKATLELTGGKQIQGQAMEELLGKLQHSAHCAEDLLDELDYFRIHDDLHGMYDAADHAKGCVHDFCLNARHTAKTVGKLVGLSTRSSASSPACDPGEVQAARQRVSCCVWPHGRQRSCSNSSLAPNANQEVSGCMPKLGKLLLCSSSPHVCDDHSGQPTLRGASQKETPVLGFNRVDVSERMKCIVEQLQPVRTEVTKILQSCDRMTVPDISVSRPITTGQSTEQKLYGRDHIMHTIIHYMTKGKYCSKDLTVLPIVGPGGIGKTTLVQYIYRNQQVQNHFQVLIWVCVSLSLNLSKLLDEINTYIPRDEGEKVGKVEELIEQRLKSKRFLLVLDDVWEFNNGDDWKRLLLPFKASQEKGSMILLTTRFPAIANMGKTADYIELEGLKSKEFRKLFLSFVFVDEPFTSDHSFLLETGDKIMEKLKGSPLAEKTVGALLRKNLNLRHWRRVLESKEWERQTGVNDIMSALKLSYYYLPFHQRQCFSYSALFPEDYKYSSTELINLWIGLDILQPCGQNQTLEDIGLSNLNDLVTYGFFKEEKTNGRLRYVMHDLLHDLALHMGSHEYISLHRSNVGSVQIKPSIRHLSIIIDDDDTLSQENFKGQLRKLKTILKVKQLHSLMLFGEMDESFASILSDLFMEANGLRVLRLVNMPTSVEFMLHNFSALVHLRYLCLGTKKYGKEMQLPLAISRFYHLRVLDLGSWYGCHDLPRDLSKLAKLCRFYTPSDELHSNIYNVGKLRLLEELKVFRVNKEREGFETKQLEHLTELRELGIYNLENIHTKEEATKAKLIEKNYLERLTLDWDSKRSNSKPCVEAVVIESLQPHRYVQELCIRGHGGSSCPTWLGDKLLLKLFNLFSSLVFPGTVCLL